The following are from one region of the Synechococcus sp. CBW1108 genome:
- a CDS encoding heme o synthase produces MVSATVVAPGPAPIRPSVQLPAWLEVAKPRLIPLLLATTLGGMALSGGGSLSARTIACTLVGGSLASAAAGVLNCLWEQDLDGRMQRTSRRALPSGRLAQRQAFALAIGLTLLSVVVLVFGVNPLAASLSLLGLCSYVLLYTALLKPRTSQNIVIGGVAGAIPPLVGAAAATGALGWSSWWLFCLVMLWTPAHFWALALLLKDDYRSVGIPMLPVVKGVLVTTRAISHYAWATVAFSLLGVLALPSGGLLYGLMVLPFNARLLQLSSQLRRDSENPQRAKAMFRWSIFYLFGICLLLLLARLPQAALLGPELLNVQRAMLPTLVG; encoded by the coding sequence ATGGTTAGTGCAACCGTTGTTGCCCCAGGGCCGGCCCCGATCCGCCCTTCTGTGCAGCTTCCCGCCTGGCTGGAGGTGGCCAAGCCCCGCTTGATTCCCCTGCTGCTCGCCACCACCCTGGGGGGGATGGCCCTCAGTGGCGGCGGCTCCCTTTCAGCCCGCACCATCGCCTGCACCCTGGTGGGAGGCAGCCTGGCCTCAGCAGCGGCCGGCGTTCTCAACTGCCTCTGGGAGCAAGACCTGGACGGCCGCATGCAGCGCACCAGTCGTCGCGCCCTGCCCTCTGGCCGCCTGGCCCAGCGCCAGGCCTTCGCCCTGGCCATCGGGCTGACGCTGCTCTCGGTGGTGGTGCTGGTGTTCGGCGTCAACCCCCTGGCTGCAAGCCTCTCCCTGCTGGGGCTCTGCAGTTACGTGCTGCTGTACACCGCCCTGCTCAAGCCCCGCACCAGCCAAAACATTGTGATTGGCGGCGTCGCCGGGGCAATCCCTCCCCTGGTGGGAGCTGCCGCCGCCACCGGCGCCCTGGGTTGGTCCTCCTGGTGGCTGTTTTGTCTGGTGATGCTGTGGACGCCAGCCCACTTCTGGGCCCTAGCCCTGCTGCTCAAGGATGACTACCGCTCCGTCGGCATTCCGATGCTGCCGGTGGTGAAGGGGGTGCTCGTCACCACCAGGGCCATCAGTCACTACGCCTGGGCGACGGTTGCCTTCAGCCTGCTCGGGGTGCTGGCCTTGCCCAGTGGTGGTCTGCTCTATGGCCTGATGGTGCTGCCCTTCAACGCCCGCCTGTTGCAGCTCAGCTCCCAGCTGCGCCGGGATTCGGAAAACCCCCAGCGGGCAAAGGCCATGTTCCGCTGGTCAATTTTCTACCTCTTTGGCATCTGCCTGCTGCTGCTGCTCGCCCGACTGCCCCAGGCAGCCCTGCTGGGTCCGGAGCTCCTCAACGTCCAGCGGGCCATGCTGCCTACATTGGTTGGCTGA
- the groL gene encoding chaperonin GroEL (60 kDa chaperone family; promotes refolding of misfolded polypeptides especially under stressful conditions; forms two stacked rings of heptamers to form a barrel-shaped 14mer; ends can be capped by GroES; misfolded proteins enter the barrel where they are refolded when GroES binds): protein MAKLISFSDASRGSLERGVNALADAVKVTIGPRGRNVVLEKKFGAPDIVNDGVTIAKEIELEDPFENVGAKLMQQVASKTKDTAGDGTTTATLLAQAMVREGLKNVAAGANPVGLRKGMERACAQIVAEIAARSQAVAGEAIRQVATVSSGNDEEIGRMIAEAMDKVSADGVITVEESTSLATELEITEGMAFDRGYSSPYFVTDQERRECVFENALILITDRKISVISDLVPILEAVSKNGRPLLILSEDVEGEALATLVVNKNRGVLQVAAVRAPGFGDRRKAMLADIAILTGATVVSEDQAMTLDKTGLAELGQARRITITKDSTTIVANGDHQAAVADRVASIRRELDNTDSEYDREKLNERIAKLAGGVAVIKVGAPTETELKNRKLRIEDALNATRAAVEEGIIAGGGCTLLELAQGLDALAASSQGDERTGVGIVQRSLAEPVRQIAHNAGADGAVVANEILRLGKGYNALTGVYEDLLSAGILDAAKVVRLALQDAVSIASMLITTEVVIVDKPEPEAPPAGGDMGGMGGMGGMGGMGGMGGMGMPGMM, encoded by the coding sequence ATGGCCAAGCTGATCAGCTTCTCGGATGCTTCCCGCGGCTCCCTCGAGAGGGGTGTCAATGCCCTGGCCGATGCGGTCAAGGTGACCATCGGCCCCCGCGGCCGCAACGTGGTGCTCGAGAAAAAATTCGGCGCCCCCGACATCGTCAATGACGGCGTCACCATCGCCAAGGAGATCGAGCTCGAGGATCCCTTCGAGAACGTGGGCGCCAAGCTGATGCAGCAGGTGGCCAGCAAAACCAAGGACACCGCCGGCGATGGCACCACCACCGCCACCCTGCTGGCCCAGGCCATGGTGCGCGAGGGCCTCAAGAACGTGGCCGCCGGCGCCAACCCGGTGGGCCTGCGCAAGGGTATGGAGAGGGCCTGTGCCCAGATCGTCGCAGAAATCGCCGCCCGCTCCCAGGCCGTCGCCGGTGAGGCGATCCGCCAGGTGGCCACCGTGAGCTCCGGCAACGATGAAGAGATCGGCCGGATGATCGCCGAGGCCATGGACAAAGTCAGTGCCGACGGCGTGATCACGGTGGAGGAATCCACCTCCCTTGCCACAGAGCTGGAGATCACCGAAGGCATGGCCTTCGACCGGGGCTACAGCTCCCCCTACTTCGTCACCGACCAGGAGCGGCGCGAATGCGTTTTCGAAAACGCCCTGATCCTGATCACCGACCGCAAGATCAGTGTGATCTCAGACCTAGTGCCCATTCTGGAGGCCGTGTCCAAAAACGGCAGGCCGCTGTTGATCCTCTCCGAGGACGTGGAAGGCGAAGCCCTGGCCACCCTGGTGGTGAACAAAAACCGTGGCGTGCTCCAGGTGGCCGCCGTGCGGGCCCCTGGCTTCGGTGATCGCCGCAAGGCCATGCTGGCTGACATCGCCATCCTGACTGGCGCCACCGTGGTCAGCGAAGACCAGGCCATGACCCTGGATAAGACCGGCCTGGCCGAACTCGGCCAGGCGCGCCGCATCACCATCACCAAGGACAGCACAACGATCGTGGCCAACGGGGACCACCAGGCCGCCGTTGCCGACCGGGTCGCCTCGATCCGGCGCGAACTTGACAACACCGATTCCGAATACGACCGCGAGAAGCTCAATGAGCGGATCGCCAAGTTGGCAGGGGGTGTGGCCGTGATCAAGGTGGGCGCACCCACCGAAACCGAGCTGAAGAACCGCAAGCTGCGCATCGAGGATGCCCTCAATGCGACCCGCGCCGCCGTGGAGGAAGGCATCATTGCCGGCGGGGGTTGCACCCTGCTTGAGCTGGCCCAGGGCCTGGATGCCCTGGCCGCTTCCAGCCAGGGCGATGAGCGCACCGGCGTTGGCATTGTGCAGCGCTCCCTGGCCGAACCCGTGCGCCAGATCGCCCACAATGCCGGCGCCGACGGGGCCGTGGTGGCCAACGAGATCCTGCGCCTGGGCAAGGGCTACAACGCCCTCACCGGCGTCTACGAAGACCTGCTCAGCGCCGGCATCCTCGATGCCGCCAAGGTGGTGCGCTTGGCCCTCCAGGATGCGGTGTCAATCGCTTCGATGCTGATCACCACTGAAGTGGTGATCGTCGACAAGCCCGAACCAGAAGCCCCCCCCGCCGGCGGCGACATGGGTGGAATGGGCGGCATGGGTGGAATGGGAGGTATGGGTGGAATGGGCGGTATGGGAATGCCCGGGATGATGTGA
- a CDS encoding N-acetylmannosamine-6-phosphate 2-epimerase — translation MAEVRPNPSGLIVSVQAPEGSPMRHPDVIAAMAEASLRNGARGVRLESPEHIGAVRRHCPDALIVGLWKRSFPASSVYITPGWQEILAVWGAGADVIALDATERVRPGGEELEQLIGRARRELGAPLMADVDSVANGLRAAALGCDWVGTTLYGYTEETAGMRPPAWQLLPLLRQQLPPEVSLVCEGGIACPQQVRQALDQGADLVVVGTAITGVDLQVAAYVQAC, via the coding sequence GTGGCAGAAGTTAGGCCCAATCCGAGCGGCCTGATTGTTTCGGTTCAGGCTCCGGAGGGTTCCCCCATGCGCCACCCCGATGTGATCGCGGCCATGGCGGAGGCCAGTCTCCGCAATGGTGCCCGCGGGGTGCGGCTGGAAAGCCCGGAACATATCGGTGCGGTGCGACGTCACTGCCCCGATGCCCTGATTGTGGGCCTGTGGAAGCGCAGCTTCCCTGCCAGCTCGGTGTACATCACCCCGGGCTGGCAGGAAATCCTTGCGGTGTGGGGCGCGGGGGCAGATGTGATCGCCCTTGACGCCACCGAGCGGGTAAGGCCGGGCGGCGAGGAGTTGGAGCAGCTGATCGGCCGGGCCAGGCGGGAGCTGGGGGCGCCGCTGATGGCCGATGTCGACAGCGTTGCCAATGGTCTGCGGGCCGCCGCCCTTGGCTGTGACTGGGTGGGAACCACCCTGTATGGCTACACGGAGGAAACGGCTGGCATGCGTCCACCTGCTTGGCAGTTGCTGCCGCTGCTCAGGCAGCAACTGCCCCCCGAGGTGAGCCTGGTGTGCGAAGGAGGCATCGCCTGCCCCCAGCAGGTGCGTCAGGCCCTTGATCAGGGTGCAGACCTGGTGGTGGTGGGCACCGCCATCACCGGAGTTGACCTCCAGGTGGCTGCCTACGTGCAGGCCTGCTAG
- the ctaD gene encoding cytochrome c oxidase subunit I, whose amino-acid sequence MTLANPSDFNGSLQPQGWLKYFSFSLDHKVIGLQYLVCGFIFYLIGGALAGVIRTELASPISDFVSRETYNEVLTLHGTVMIFLWIVPVVNGAFGNYLIPFYVGARDMAFPRLNAVAFWLIPPAGILLISSYFIAGAAAQSGWTAYPPLSLTTPAAGQVVWILSVLLLGGSSIFGGINFIATVLKLRRPGLKLMQLPMYCWAMLGTSILVVLSTPVLAGTLILLSFDIIAHTGFFNPALGGNVVVYQHLFWFYSHPAVYIMVLPAFGLVSEILPVHARKPLFGYTTMVYSIMAIVFLGLIVWAHHMFTSGTPPWMRLFFTIATSFIAVPTGIKFFNWLATLWGGKIALNSAMLFSCAFIVNFVFGGITGVALAQVPFDIHVHDTYFVVGHFHYIVYGGTVFVIFGSLYHWYPKFTGRMLNEDLGRLHFLLTFIGFNLCFAPQHWLGLNGMPRRVAEYDPAFTTLNQISSVGALLMAISTLPLLINVVLTAINGKVAGDNPWNALTPEWLTSSPPPVENWLGEAPLVTEPYGYGQKQEVTP is encoded by the coding sequence ATGACCCTTGCCAATCCAAGTGATTTCAATGGCAGCCTGCAGCCCCAGGGCTGGCTCAAGTATTTCAGTTTCAGCCTCGACCACAAGGTGATTGGTCTGCAATATCTGGTTTGCGGCTTCATCTTCTACCTGATCGGCGGGGCCCTGGCCGGTGTGATCCGCACCGAACTGGCCAGCCCTATCTCCGATTTCGTCAGCCGCGAAACCTACAACGAAGTTCTCACCCTGCACGGCACGGTGATGATTTTCCTCTGGATCGTGCCGGTGGTTAACGGGGCCTTCGGTAACTACCTGATCCCCTTCTACGTGGGCGCCCGGGACATGGCCTTCCCCCGGCTCAATGCGGTGGCTTTCTGGCTGATTCCCCCCGCCGGGATTCTGTTGATCAGTAGTTACTTCATTGCCGGGGCAGCAGCCCAGTCTGGCTGGACCGCCTATCCACCCCTGAGCCTCACCACCCCGGCGGCGGGTCAGGTGGTGTGGATCCTGAGTGTGCTGCTGCTTGGCGGCAGTTCCATATTTGGCGGCATCAACTTCATCGCTACCGTGCTCAAGTTGCGTAGGCCAGGTCTGAAACTGATGCAGCTGCCCATGTACTGCTGGGCCATGCTTGGCACCAGCATCCTGGTGGTGCTCTCAACGCCAGTGCTTGCCGGCACATTGATCCTGCTGAGCTTTGACATCATTGCCCACACAGGCTTCTTCAACCCGGCCCTAGGCGGCAACGTGGTGGTTTATCAGCACCTGTTCTGGTTCTACTCCCACCCGGCGGTCTACATCATGGTGCTGCCAGCCTTCGGCTTGGTGAGTGAGATCTTGCCGGTGCATGCCCGCAAACCGCTATTTGGTTACACCACGATGGTGTATTCGATCATGGCGATTGTCTTCCTGGGCTTGATCGTTTGGGCCCACCACATGTTCACCAGCGGCACTCCCCCCTGGATGCGCCTTTTCTTCACGATCGCCACCTCCTTCATTGCCGTGCCGACCGGCATCAAATTCTTCAACTGGCTTGCCACCCTTTGGGGGGGCAAGATCGCCTTGAACTCGGCAATGCTGTTTTCCTGCGCCTTCATCGTCAATTTTGTCTTTGGTGGTATCACCGGCGTAGCCCTGGCCCAGGTGCCCTTCGACATTCACGTGCATGACACTTACTTCGTGGTGGGCCATTTCCACTACATCGTCTATGGCGGCACCGTGTTCGTCATCTTCGGGTCCCTCTACCACTGGTATCCCAAATTCACCGGCCGCATGCTCAACGAAGATCTGGGCCGGCTCCACTTCCTGCTCACCTTTATCGGTTTCAATCTCTGCTTTGCCCCCCAGCACTGGCTTGGCCTCAACGGCATGCCGCGTCGGGTGGCCGAGTACGACCCGGCCTTCACCACCCTCAACCAGATCAGCAGCGTGGGTGCCCTGTTGATGGCCATCAGCACCCTGCCCCTGCTGATCAACGTCGTGCTCACTGCGATCAACGGCAAAGTGGCAGGCGATAACCCCTGGAACGCCCTTACCCCGGAATGGCTGACCAGCTCGCCGCCGCCGGTTGAAAACTGGCTCGGAGAGGCTCCCCTGGTAACCGAACCCTACGGCTACGGCCAAAAGCAAGAGGTCACCCCATGA
- a CDS encoding ABC transporter permease, translating to MTISPSSSPVTSSSSPSAPAEISQETLALTGRLFVQLQRRPSTLVAGVLQPLIWLVLFGALFAKAPAGLLPGDISYGRFLGAGVIVFTAFSAALNAGLPVMFDREFGFLNRLLVAPLRSRSSIVFASVLYITSLSLVQSLAIMGTAALLGYGWPGAGGLLLVLVTLLLLVFAVTALSLGLAFALPGHIELIAVIFVANLPLLFASTALAPLSFMPTWLGWLAALNPLTYAIEPIRAAYAGELSLSAVVLEAPFGTVTTATCLGALAVLAAGLFLLIRPLLDRKLS from the coding sequence ATGACGATCTCCCCTTCCTCCTCTCCAGTCACCTCCTCTTCTTCCCCCTCAGCCCCGGCCGAGATCAGCCAGGAAACCCTCGCCCTCACCGGCCGCCTGTTTGTGCAGTTGCAACGTCGACCCTCCACCCTGGTGGCCGGGGTGTTGCAGCCGCTGATCTGGCTGGTGCTGTTTGGAGCCCTGTTTGCCAAGGCCCCGGCGGGTCTACTGCCCGGCGACATCAGTTACGGACGCTTCCTCGGGGCTGGCGTGATTGTTTTCACCGCCTTCAGCGCGGCCCTCAATGCCGGCCTGCCGGTGATGTTTGATCGGGAGTTTGGCTTCCTCAACCGGCTACTGGTGGCGCCCTTGCGCTCCCGCAGTTCGATCGTGTTTGCTTCGGTGCTCTACATCACATCCCTCAGCCTGGTGCAGAGCCTGGCGATCATGGGCACCGCAGCCCTGCTGGGCTACGGCTGGCCAGGGGCAGGGGGCCTGCTGCTGGTGCTGGTTACCCTGCTGCTGCTCGTGTTTGCCGTCACTGCCCTGAGCCTGGGCCTGGCCTTTGCCCTGCCTGGGCACATCGAGCTGATAGCGGTGATCTTTGTGGCCAACCTCCCACTGCTGTTTGCGAGCACTGCCCTGGCTCCGCTGTCGTTCATGCCCACCTGGCTCGGCTGGCTGGCGGCACTCAATCCCCTGACCTATGCGATCGAACCGATCCGCGCCGCCTACGCCGGGGAGCTCTCCCTTTCAGCGGTGGTGTTGGAAGCGCCCTTTGGCACCGTGACCACTGCAACCTGTCTGGGGGCTCTGGCAGTGTTGGCTGCAGGGCTGTTTCTGTTGATTCGGCCCCTGCTCGATCGCAAGCTCTCCTAG
- a CDS encoding AbrB family transcriptional regulator yields the protein MLAGQALLDRARALSNQPEDQIARACGYVGPSGRVMKKSFYRALVAAKGYQLPDAPSGGGRGTGQGKGRQAEFRTRVHGNGNLLIGHAYTRRLGLEPGKEFRIEIHPENGSISLSPLEE from the coding sequence ATGCTGGCGGGCCAGGCCCTGCTGGATCGGGCCCGGGCCCTTAGCAACCAGCCGGAAGATCAGATCGCCCGGGCCTGCGGCTACGTGGGGCCCAGTGGTCGGGTGATGAAAAAGAGCTTTTACCGAGCCCTAGTGGCCGCCAAGGGCTACCAGCTACCCGATGCCCCCAGCGGCGGCGGCCGTGGCACGGGCCAGGGCAAGGGCCGCCAGGCCGAATTCCGAACCCGGGTGCATGGCAACGGCAACCTGCTGATCGGTCATGCCTATACCCGCCGGCTGGGGCTGGAGCCCGGCAAGGAATTCCGGATCGAAATTCACCCGGAAAACGGCTCAATTTCCCTCTCACCCCTGGAGG
- the fabG gene encoding 3-oxoacyl-[acyl-carrier-protein] reductase — translation MPSPAPLADQVALVTGASRGIGRAIALELAAAGALVVVNYASSPQAAEAVVAEIAAAGGQAWAHQANVAEEEQVEAMVKAVLAKEGRLDVLVNNAGITRDGLLMRMKTADWQSVIDLNLTGVFLCTRAVSRTMLKARAGRIINITSVVALMGNPGQANYSAAKAGLIGLTRSSAAEFASRGVTVNAVAPGFIESDMTAELNKEPILAAIPLGRMGQPAEVASAVRFLAADPAAAYMTGQVLQVDGGMVMR, via the coding sequence ATGCCCAGCCCCGCTCCCCTGGCCGACCAAGTGGCCCTGGTCACCGGAGCCAGCAGGGGTATTGGCCGTGCCATAGCCCTGGAGCTGGCCGCCGCCGGGGCCCTAGTGGTGGTCAACTACGCCAGCTCACCCCAGGCCGCCGAAGCGGTGGTAGCCGAGATCGCCGCGGCCGGGGGCCAGGCCTGGGCCCACCAGGCCAACGTGGCCGAGGAGGAGCAGGTGGAGGCGATGGTGAAGGCGGTGCTGGCCAAGGAGGGCCGGCTCGATGTGCTGGTCAACAACGCCGGCATCACCCGCGATGGCCTGCTGATGCGCATGAAAACCGCCGACTGGCAGAGCGTGATCGACCTCAACCTCACCGGCGTGTTCCTCTGCACCCGGGCCGTCAGCCGCACGATGCTGAAGGCCCGCGCCGGCCGGATCATCAACATCACCTCGGTGGTGGCCCTGATGGGCAATCCGGGCCAGGCCAACTACAGCGCCGCCAAGGCGGGCCTAATCGGCCTCACCCGCAGCAGCGCCGCCGAATTCGCCAGCCGCGGCGTCACCGTCAACGCGGTGGCCCCCGGCTTCATCGAGAGCGACATGACCGCCGAGCTCAACAAGGAGCCGATCCTGGCGGCCATCCCCCTGGGGCGCATGGGCCAGCCGGCCGAAGTGGCCAGCGCCGTGCGCTTCCTGGCCGCCGATCCAGCCGCCGCCTACATGACCGGCCAGGTACTGCAGGTGGATGGCGGCATGGTGATGCGCTAG
- a CDS encoding cytochrome c oxidase subunit II: MQIRTTLTVLTAATALVLTGLCVGNNINMLPIDASSNAATYDSLFKVLFSIGTMLFVGIVILLVYSLFKFRRRSGDLSDGLAIEGNLPLEIVWTAIPAVVVLFVGIYSYDIYERMGGMVALNDHSAMDHAAMAQPAMQASTSSRVWGGIGAAGMDAPSMGKVLPVEVTAMQFAFIFHYPDANITSGELHVPAGQSVELHMEAKDVIHAFWVPQFRLKQDIIPGQPTVLSFTATRAGSYPIVCAELCGPYHGGMRSNVVVHEPEAYSAWLQQNSPISTTTT; encoded by the coding sequence GTGCAGATCCGCACCACCCTGACTGTGCTGACGGCCGCCACAGCCCTTGTGCTCACAGGGCTTTGTGTAGGCAACAACATCAACATGTTGCCCATCGACGCCAGCAGCAACGCAGCCACCTACGACTCACTCTTTAAGGTTTTATTCAGCATTGGCACCATGCTGTTTGTCGGCATCGTGATCCTGCTGGTTTACAGCCTGTTCAAATTCCGTCGTCGCAGCGGTGATCTGAGCGACGGACTGGCAATCGAAGGAAACCTGCCCCTCGAGATTGTCTGGACAGCAATCCCCGCAGTGGTTGTGCTGTTTGTAGGTATCTACAGCTACGACATCTACGAGCGCATGGGCGGCATGGTGGCCCTCAATGACCACTCGGCCATGGATCATGCGGCCATGGCCCAGCCAGCCATGCAGGCCTCGACATCGTCCAGGGTTTGGGGGGGGATCGGGGCAGCTGGAATGGATGCTCCAAGTATGGGCAAGGTGTTGCCGGTGGAAGTTACCGCCATGCAATTTGCCTTCATCTTTCACTACCCGGATGCCAACATCACCAGTGGTGAATTACATGTGCCGGCCGGCCAATCGGTGGAACTACACATGGAGGCCAAAGATGTGATCCACGCGTTCTGGGTGCCCCAGTTCCGGCTCAAGCAGGACATCATCCCCGGCCAGCCGACCGTGCTCTCCTTCACGGCCACCAGGGCGGGCAGTTACCCAATAGTGTGCGCCGAACTCTGTGGTCCCTACCACGGTGGCATGCGCTCCAATGTCGTGGTGCATGAGCCTGAGGCCTACAGCGCCTGGCTGCAGCAGAACAGCCCGATCAGCACCACCACTACCTGA
- a CDS encoding ATP-binding cassette domain-containing protein → MIELQQLCKRYGGGRRGQGVVALDQLSLEVPAGCLYGLLGPNGAGKTTALRILCTLLAPDSGLVRVGGLDALSDPRAVRRLLGYVAQEVAIDKILTGRELMRLQGNLYHLPWRLSSQRIEELIELLGMADWIDRRCGSYSGGMRRRLDLAAGLLHRPQVLVLDEPTVGLDIESRAVIWAVLRQLRDGGTTVLLSSHYLEEVDALADQLAIIEAGRVIAHGAPAELKAALGGDRVTLRVREFSDAEEAERVRALLRACAGVRQVVVNQSQGYSLNLVIEHEGVVEQLRRQLSAADLPVFALAQSRPSLDDVYLQATGRTMMDAELAVAGSRDPKAERKASM, encoded by the coding sequence GTGATCGAACTGCAGCAGCTCTGCAAGCGTTACGGCGGCGGAAGGCGGGGTCAGGGGGTGGTAGCCCTCGATCAGCTCTCCCTGGAGGTGCCAGCCGGCTGCCTCTACGGCTTGCTTGGTCCCAATGGCGCCGGCAAGACCACCGCCCTGCGCATCCTCTGCACCCTGCTAGCTCCCGACAGCGGCCTGGTGCGGGTGGGAGGCTTGGATGCCCTGAGCGACCCCCGGGCCGTGCGGCGTCTGCTGGGCTACGTGGCCCAGGAGGTGGCGATCGACAAGATCCTCACCGGCCGCGAGCTGATGCGGCTGCAGGGAAACTTATACCACCTGCCTTGGCGGCTAAGCAGCCAGCGAATTGAGGAGTTGATCGAGTTGCTCGGCATGGCCGACTGGATCGACCGCCGTTGCGGCAGCTATTCCGGCGGTATGCGGCGCCGCCTCGATCTGGCGGCCGGGCTGCTGCATCGGCCCCAGGTACTGGTGCTCGATGAGCCCACCGTGGGTCTCGACATTGAGAGTCGGGCCGTGATCTGGGCGGTGCTGCGCCAGCTGCGTGACGGCGGCACCACGGTGCTGCTCAGCAGCCACTACCTCGAAGAAGTAGATGCCCTGGCGGATCAGCTGGCCATCATCGAAGCCGGCCGGGTGATCGCCCACGGCGCCCCCGCCGAGTTGAAGGCTGCCCTGGGTGGGGATCGGGTGACCCTGAGGGTGCGGGAGTTCAGTGATGCCGAAGAGGCCGAGCGGGTACGTGCCCTGCTGCGCGCCTGTGCCGGCGTGCGCCAGGTGGTGGTCAACCAGTCCCAGGGCTATTCCCTCAACCTGGTGATCGAGCACGAAGGTGTGGTGGAGCAGCTGCGCCGCCAGCTCTCGGCAGCCGACCTGCCGGTGTTTGCCCTGGCCCAGAGTCGCCCCAGCCTCGACGATGTCTATCTCCAGGCCACCGGCCGCACCATGATGGATGCGGAGCTGGCCGTAGCTGGTAGCCGAGATCCCAAGGCAGAACGCAAAGCGAGCATGTGA
- a CDS encoding heme A synthase, with the protein MAANPQSDLGPGSDPVLLQRLCLLASHLVVALVALVGIGGATRVMEAGLACPDWPLCYGQFLPGRHMNVQVFLEWFHRLDAFVVGVALLVLTAASYVLRRRLPGWLPWAAAGSLLLVAVQGALGALTVSQLLASPLVTAHLATALLLVALCSGLYQRLAIVGRDLAAPPLWWLVLAAIAMGLVLAQCLLGGSMASQWAADQCLSQGNGCSWLLAHRQLAMPAALAVLALAATTPLLPPGLGQLPALALAAAGLVGLQVALGFWTLKLQLQAPLVTIGHQLTAALLVGLLAAVLARCLGSPGKALSSARLAPEVIHG; encoded by the coding sequence ATGGCAGCGAATCCTCAATCCGATTTGGGGCCTGGGTCAGATCCGGTCCTCCTCCAGCGCCTCTGCCTGCTGGCTTCCCACCTGGTAGTGGCCCTGGTGGCCCTGGTGGGCATTGGCGGTGCCACCCGGGTGATGGAGGCGGGCCTGGCCTGTCCAGATTGGCCCCTTTGCTATGGCCAGTTTCTGCCCGGCCGCCACATGAACGTCCAGGTATTTCTGGAGTGGTTCCATCGGCTCGATGCCTTCGTGGTTGGCGTTGCCCTGCTGGTGCTCACCGCGGCCAGCTACGTGTTGCGCCGCCGCCTACCTGGCTGGCTGCCCTGGGCCGCCGCTGGGTCCCTGCTCCTGGTAGCTGTCCAAGGGGCCCTCGGGGCCCTGACCGTCAGCCAATTGCTGGCCTCGCCCCTGGTGACGGCCCACCTGGCCACTGCCCTATTGCTGGTGGCTCTCTGCAGTGGTCTCTACCAGAGGCTCGCCATTGTGGGTCGGGATCTGGCTGCCCCCCCCCTGTGGTGGCTGGTTCTGGCGGCAATCGCCATGGGGCTGGTGCTGGCCCAATGCCTCCTGGGCGGCTCCATGGCCAGCCAGTGGGCAGCTGACCAATGCCTCAGTCAGGGCAATGGCTGCTCCTGGCTACTGGCCCATCGCCAACTGGCCATGCCGGCCGCCCTGGCGGTGCTGGCCCTTGCAGCTACGACCCCACTGCTGCCGCCTGGTCTTGGCCAATTGCCCGCCCTGGCCCTAGCTGCCGCTGGCCTGGTGGGGTTGCAGGTGGCCCTGGGGTTCTGGACCTTGAAGCTCCAGCTCCAGGCACCACTGGTAACAATTGGCCACCAGCTCACTGCCGCCCTGCTGGTGGGCCTGCTGGCAGCCGTGCTGGCCCGTTGCCTCGGCAGCCCTGGCAAAGCGCTGTCCTCTGCCCGGCTGGCGCCGGAGGTGATCCATGGTTAG
- a CDS encoding cytochrome c oxidase subunit 3, with amino-acid sequence MTSTAPLQDTSTSLHGDTPVVAGGHGDFRLFGLATFLVADGMTFAGFFAAYLTFRAVNPLPEGGNYELELLLPTINTVVLIISSFTFHRAGKECRGGNLGASRLWLAITAALGAAFLAGQMVEYFSLPFSLTDNLFASTFYALTGFHGLHVTLGVICITIVALQTRAGGRISASDHFGLEAAELYWHFVDGIWVVLYGILYLL; translated from the coding sequence ATGACCAGCACCGCCCCCCTTCAGGACACCAGCACCAGCCTCCATGGCGACACCCCGGTCGTAGCTGGGGGCCACGGCGATTTCCGCCTGTTTGGCCTGGCCACCTTCCTAGTGGCCGACGGCATGACCTTCGCCGGCTTCTTCGCCGCCTATCTCACTTTCCGGGCCGTGAATCCCCTGCCGGAAGGGGGCAATTACGAACTCGAGCTGCTGCTCCCCACGATCAATACCGTGGTGCTGATCATCAGCAGCTTCACCTTCCACCGGGCCGGCAAGGAATGTAGGGGCGGCAACCTAGGCGCAAGCCGGCTTTGGCTGGCCATCACCGCAGCTCTGGGTGCGGCATTTCTCGCCGGCCAGATGGTGGAGTATTTCAGCCTGCCCTTCAGCCTCACCGACAACCTATTTGCCAGCACCTTCTACGCCCTGACCGGCTTCCACGGCCTTCACGTGACCCTCGGTGTGATCTGTATCACCATCGTGGCCCTGCAGACCAGGGCAGGGGGACGGATCAGCGCCAGTGACCATTTCGGCCTGGAAGCGGCCGAACTTTATTGGCACTTCGTCGATGGGATCTGGGTGGTCCTCTACGGGATTCTGTATCTGCTTTAA